Proteins co-encoded in one Bacteroidia bacterium genomic window:
- a CDS encoding LysR family transcriptional regulator, producing MNYTLNQLKVFKTITETGSITKAAELLHLTQPAVSIQLKNFQEQFEIPLIEVIGRKVFVTEFGKEVAQSAYRILAEVTEIEQKTLAFREVLVGKLKFSVVSTGKYVMPYFLTSFVNSHPGVTLQMEVTNKNLVLRSLELNEIDFALVSILPNHIKLEKIELLENRLFLVGPAVNAVDLEGKDFSVLEKIPLIFREQGSGTRQVMERFLSNHQINPIKRLELTSNEAVKQAIMAGLGYSIMPLIGIKREFELGLLKIIPISGLPILTNWSLIWLAEKKLSPVARAYIEFLNQNKDIIMKERFQ from the coding sequence ATGAATTACACCCTTAATCAACTTAAGGTTTTTAAAACCATTACTGAAACTGGCAGCATAACCAAAGCTGCTGAGCTTCTGCATTTGACTCAACCTGCTGTATCGATACAATTGAAGAATTTTCAGGAACAGTTTGAAATTCCGTTAATTGAGGTAATTGGAAGAAAAGTGTTTGTTACTGAATTTGGAAAGGAGGTAGCCCAATCTGCCTACCGCATATTGGCAGAGGTTACTGAAATAGAGCAAAAGACTTTGGCTTTTAGGGAAGTTTTGGTTGGAAAATTAAAATTTTCGGTGGTTTCAACCGGTAAATATGTGATGCCTTATTTTCTTACTTCTTTTGTTAATTCTCACCCGGGGGTAACCTTACAAATGGAAGTTACCAATAAGAATTTAGTTTTAAGAAGCCTAGAGCTAAATGAAATTGATTTTGCCTTGGTTTCTATTCTGCCAAACCATATAAAATTGGAGAAGATTGAGTTATTGGAAAACAGATTATTCCTGGTTGGTCCTGCGGTGAATGCGGTTGATTTGGAGGGGAAAGATTTTTCAGTTTTGGAGAAGATTCCCTTGATTTTTCGGGAACAAGGTTCAGGGACCAGGCAGGTAATGGAACGATTTCTATCCAATCACCAAATAAATCCGATTAAACGATTGGAACTTACTTCCAATGAGGCTGTGAAGCAGGCTATTATGGCAGGATTGGGGTATTCGATAATGCCGTTAATTGGAATAAAAAGGGAGTTTGAGTTAGGCTTGTTAAAGATTATACCAATTTCCGGTTTACCTATTTTGACCAATTGGAGTTTAATTTGGTTGGCCGAGAAAAAATTATCACCTGTTGCTCGTGCTTATATTGAATTCTTGAATCAAAATAAGGATATTATTATGAAAGAGCGGTTTCAATAA
- a CDS encoding DUF2141 domain-containing protein produces MRINSTIILIAIASLWLFQTACKKPSDEIQPAPEFNERADTSSLVVQIKGFKNTNGKVNIALYNTGSSFNNPDQIYRSSFVSVSGNPTEVTFDSIPSGDYAFAVFHDENNNQNLDQNFLGIPKEGFCFSNNAMGSFGPPSYDKAKFNIPSKSKVTQVVDLVFY; encoded by the coding sequence ATGAGAATAAATTCAACAATTATTTTAATAGCCATTGCTTCCCTTTGGCTTTTTCAAACAGCTTGCAAAAAGCCATCTGATGAAATCCAGCCCGCTCCTGAATTCAATGAAAGAGCTGATACCTCCAGTTTGGTGGTTCAAATAAAGGGATTTAAGAATACGAATGGAAAGGTGAATATTGCTTTATATAACACCGGTTCATCTTTTAACAACCCGGATCAAATATATCGTTCCTCTTTCGTTTCTGTTTCAGGTAATCCGACGGAGGTAACATTTGATAGCATTCCATCAGGCGATTATGCTTTTGCTGTTTTTCATGATGAGAACAATAATCAAAACCTGGATCAGAATTTTTTAGGCATTCCTAAAGAGGGATTCTGTTTTTCAAATAACGCCATGGGATCATTTGGTCCACCGAGTTATGATAAAGCAAAATTCAACATTCCTTCCAAGAGTAAGGTAACTCAGGTTGTTGATTTGGTATTCTATTAG
- a CDS encoding methyltransferase domain-containing protein, which translates to MNTPVYSKDIFYFKQFAIKQDKCPLRVGTDAVLLGSWSNFNGAERILDIGCGTGVISLMLAQRHSAFIKGVDINPIVLEQAQENYSNSPWGERLRSRHISVQELSLTGQKFDGIACNPPFFTGCLHSSQKDKAIARHSDLVLPLDELFLSVNNLLSCQGKFSLILPSELFERAVKEGRKNDLYLTRLTWVKTLVCKPAKRILMEFSKEESPLVEDEISIQQISPGQFSPEYQKLIGNYFLDKEERVALVEGKKPCPQSLNPSQSAQTTVS; encoded by the coding sequence GTGAATACACCCGTATATTCCAAGGATATTTTCTATTTTAAACAGTTTGCCATCAAGCAGGACAAATGCCCTTTGCGAGTTGGTACCGATGCTGTTTTATTAGGTTCCTGGTCCAATTTTAATGGTGCTGAAAGAATACTGGATATTGGTTGTGGAACCGGTGTAATCAGTTTAATGCTAGCACAACGCCATTCAGCCTTTATCAAAGGAGTAGATATCAATCCAATCGTTCTGGAACAAGCTCAGGAAAATTATTCCAATAGTCCGTGGGGAGAAAGATTAAGATCTAGGCATATCTCTGTTCAGGAGTTAAGTTTAACAGGTCAGAAATTTGATGGCATTGCTTGCAACCCTCCTTTCTTCACCGGATGTTTACATTCCTCCCAAAAGGACAAAGCAATTGCCCGTCACTCTGATTTGGTATTGCCTTTAGATGAACTTTTTTTATCGGTTAATAATCTCCTTTCTTGTCAAGGTAAATTTAGTTTAATCCTTCCATCTGAATTATTTGAAAGAGCTGTTAAAGAAGGAAGAAAAAACGATTTATATCTAACCAGATTGACCTGGGTAAAAACCTTGGTTTGTAAACCGGCAAAACGGATTCTAATGGAGTTTTCAAAAGAAGAAAGTCCATTGGTAGAAGATGAAATTTCTATACAGCAAATTTCACCAGGTCAATTTTCACCAGAATATCAGAAACTTATTGGGAACTATTTTCTCGATAAAGAAGAACGAGTGGCATTAGTTGAAGGAAAAAAACCCTGCCCCCAGTCATTGAATCCTTCCCAATCTGCCCAAACCACCGTTTCTTAG